A single region of the Acinetobacter sp. WCHA45 genome encodes:
- a CDS encoding Hpt domain-containing protein, translating into MKEILKTLVETMTLPEDSYLEQDAEILEIFIEELDEIFVELEPLICQWIEQPNQQDVLTDIRRHFHTLKGSGRMVGAKSSGELAWTVEDTLNRVLAGTVLLNSDIQHYVKAVFNIYRFKLVHDFKLVQKHQIDLKPLVLLGQQLQQQLSIEPALAELLQLSNMLNDNAETGLELISVNVDTVVEEKTVDVADSESVFIGHPLDDEALIKETLSIFLEEAEDHLTTIDQFLLNDRPTNDNYNTLIRALHTLRGSSAMAHVEHVFEASSKVENLFKTLLQEELDSSSDETALLTHYAQFVRDYLHTLKHQGSQQKFEEIYNTFNVAWDSYDFQLEEKQGESLRPQGLVSQLLELNINDLLDVEFDFEKRARTEFPQYIQLLSQQTETLLEHTHHHATIGMYQYTSLLRSSYQDLLFKPNLLNLDYAFELYYQVHQQFIQLFDTLAAGQRVTLTKAHELILNELSSFTQQNIEFLEAPVTEQKAGLVEASIAEFEPSSNKVDVSDLAAQFALDKQSLQSSDSNRDFDPDLLDIFLEEADELLVGIDADLNTWTADQQNVGALKNLMRYLHTLKGGSNMIQAGHIGLIAHELETIYEKLINQQLQPNPQLIAVIRAVQDDIADRIQTIRDKQVDYPATHALNVLANQDSASVASMVIPVDDVEELDSLNTATVETTVDSTVFVNTLRTETHHAVDVSDLAAQFALDKQSLQSSDSNRDFDPDLLDIFLEEADELLVGIDADLNTWTADQQNVGALKNLMRYLHTLKGGSNMIQAGHIGLIAHELETIYEKLINQQLQPNPQLIAVIRAVQDDIADRIQTIRDKQVDYPATHVLQLLQQADQSIDFTSSSPVTFEPVAENHVATVIETDDLTDLSIDEFSLVEAQEVLEDTSNAEIVREVALDDDVRSLVEQTFLEEAEELLEQAKGLLRQWFDQRGNRSLLLQLQRNAHSLKGGARMAELDAIAIVAYHLENAFEQFGVHHFNSNVYDNLLNTALAWLSDAISKRQYANFDGLKQSLENMEFVDVSAQLPQKLSAKDIFTPEYTMEFVQGDGTEPPSMLGAWETTERIEQNNEMIRVSADVIEKMIDLSGENAINRSRIEMDLGQLGGTLTEMELAIKRLADQLRRMEGELESQIIARHGGENSRYADFDPLEMDQYSSLNQLSKSLAESASDLVDFKTTLSEKIRDTEGLLLQQSRIQAEIQESLMRTRLVPFSRLLPRLQRIVRQTASTLNRPTELIVNNTEGELDRSILEKLVAPFEHMLRNAIDHGIEDREQRLQAKKPETGHIALDIGRQGTDIVVTFSDDGKGIDVNRIKDKAIQTGLMTKEQKLDHEEILQFIFHPGFSTAAQVTQISGRGVGLDVVQSDIKALGGHVSVNSVLGKGTTFTIRVPTTVAVSDALMVKAGDQQFAFPLAQIDRIVRISPAALEQYFESKDDYFKIDQESYRLRYLSEFVAGQPIPRLNGVVHSLPVLLVKGAQGQTTALLVDQLIGSRGQIVVKPIGQQFSSIGVIAGATIMGDGQVCLILDGQNIARQAQSTARSKQADETYTKQRYDERRLIMIVDDSVTVRKVTSRLLERQGYDVVTAKDGVDAIEQLETIKPDLMLLDIEMPRMDGFEVTNLVRHHELHRDLPIIMITSRTGEKHRERALSLGVNQYMGKPFQEETLLENIESLLTVRS; encoded by the coding sequence ATGAAAGAAATATTAAAAACGTTAGTTGAAACGATGACGCTTCCTGAAGATAGTTATCTTGAGCAAGATGCAGAAATTCTTGAAATTTTTATTGAAGAATTAGATGAAATCTTTGTTGAATTAGAGCCATTAATCTGTCAATGGATTGAACAGCCAAATCAACAAGATGTGCTTACAGATATTCGCCGACATTTCCATACCTTAAAAGGTTCTGGAAGGATGGTTGGCGCCAAATCTTCAGGTGAATTGGCGTGGACGGTTGAAGATACTTTAAATCGAGTACTTGCAGGGACAGTATTGTTGAATTCAGATATTCAACATTATGTAAAAGCGGTTTTTAATATCTACCGCTTTAAACTTGTACATGATTTTAAATTGGTTCAAAAACATCAGATAGATTTAAAACCTTTGGTTTTATTAGGTCAGCAACTACAGCAGCAACTTAGTATAGAACCAGCGCTAGCTGAGTTATTACAATTATCGAATATGCTGAATGATAACGCTGAAACTGGTCTCGAATTGATATCCGTAAATGTGGATACTGTCGTAGAAGAGAAGACTGTTGATGTCGCAGATTCAGAATCTGTATTTATAGGTCATCCACTAGATGATGAAGCGTTAATCAAAGAAACATTATCGATTTTCTTGGAAGAAGCAGAAGATCATTTGACTACGATCGATCAATTTTTACTAAATGATCGTCCGACAAATGATAATTATAATACGCTAATTCGAGCGCTTCATACTCTACGTGGCAGTTCTGCTATGGCGCATGTTGAGCATGTGTTTGAAGCAAGTTCGAAAGTTGAAAATTTATTCAAAACATTATTGCAAGAAGAGCTTGATTCAAGTTCTGATGAAACGGCACTTTTGACACACTATGCACAGTTTGTTCGTGACTATTTGCACACGTTGAAACACCAAGGTTCGCAACAGAAATTTGAAGAAATTTATAATACTTTCAATGTTGCATGGGATAGTTACGATTTCCAATTAGAAGAAAAACAAGGCGAATCCTTACGTCCACAAGGTTTAGTTTCACAATTACTAGAATTGAATATTAATGATCTTCTTGACGTTGAGTTTGATTTTGAGAAGCGTGCACGTACTGAATTTCCTCAATATATTCAACTGTTAAGTCAGCAAACTGAAACTTTATTAGAACATACCCATCATCATGCGACGATTGGTATGTATCAATATACAAGTTTGTTACGTTCTAGTTATCAAGATTTGTTGTTTAAGCCAAATTTACTGAATCTTGATTATGCTTTTGAACTGTATTATCAGGTACATCAACAGTTCATTCAATTGTTTGATACCTTGGCTGCAGGGCAGCGTGTGACTTTGACAAAGGCACATGAACTTATATTAAATGAATTGAGTTCATTTACACAGCAAAATATTGAGTTCTTGGAAGCGCCTGTAACTGAGCAAAAAGCAGGTTTGGTTGAAGCATCTATTGCTGAATTTGAGCCGTCTAGTAATAAAGTTGATGTGAGTGATTTAGCTGCACAATTCGCTTTAGATAAACAAAGCTTGCAATCAAGTGATTCAAATCGTGACTTTGATCCAGACTTGTTAGATATCTTCCTTGAAGAAGCTGATGAGTTATTGGTTGGTATTGATGCTGATCTAAATACATGGACAGCTGATCAACAAAATGTAGGTGCATTGAAAAACTTGATGAGATATTTGCACACCTTAAAAGGTGGTTCAAATATGATTCAAGCAGGTCATATTGGTTTAATTGCACATGAATTGGAAACAATTTATGAGAAATTAATCAATCAGCAGTTACAACCGAACCCACAATTAATCGCAGTCATTCGTGCAGTACAAGATGATATTGCAGATCGAATTCAAACTATTCGTGATAAACAAGTCGATTATCCAGCTACACATGCGTTGAATGTATTAGCAAACCAAGATTCAGCAAGTGTTGCATCAATGGTTATTCCTGTTGATGACGTTGAAGAATTGGATAGTTTGAATACAGCCACAGTGGAAACCACGGTTGATTCGACTGTTTTTGTAAATACTTTAAGAACCGAAACACATCATGCTGTTGATGTGAGTGATTTAGCTGCACAATTTGCTTTAGATAAACAAAGCTTACAATCGAGTGATTCAAATCGTGACTTTGATCCAGACTTGTTAGATATCTTCCTTGAAGAAGCTGATGAGTTATTGGTTGGTATTGATGCTGATCTAAATACATGGACAGCTGATCAACAAAATGTAGGTGCATTGAAAAACTTGATGAGATATTTGCACACCTTAAAAGGTGGTTCAAATATGATTCAAGCAGGTCATATTGGTTTAATTGCACATGAATTGGAAACAATTTATGAGAAATTAATCAATCAGCAGTTACAACCGAACCCACAATTAATCGCAGTCATTCGTGCAGTACAAGATGATATTGCAGATCGAATTCAAACTATTCGTGATAAACAAGTCGATTATCCAGCTACACACGTACTTCAGTTGCTTCAGCAAGCAGATCAATCTATTGATTTTACTTCGTCATCACCTGTTACTTTTGAGCCTGTAGCCGAAAATCATGTTGCCACTGTGATCGAAACGGATGATCTCACGGACTTATCAATTGATGAATTCTCATTGGTCGAAGCTCAAGAAGTTCTAGAAGATACTTCAAATGCTGAGATTGTTCGTGAAGTTGCGCTAGATGATGATGTTCGTTCTCTTGTTGAGCAAACATTCTTAGAAGAAGCGGAAGAACTACTTGAACAAGCCAAAGGTCTATTAAGACAATGGTTTGATCAACGTGGTAATCGTAGTTTGCTCTTACAGTTACAACGTAATGCCCACAGTTTAAAAGGTGGTGCACGTATGGCTGAGTTAGATGCAATTGCGATTGTTGCTTATCATCTCGAGAATGCATTTGAACAGTTTGGTGTACATCATTTCAATTCAAATGTTTACGATAATCTTCTCAATACAGCACTGGCTTGGTTGAGTGATGCGATTTCCAAACGTCAGTATGCAAACTTTGACGGCTTAAAACAAAGTTTAGAGAATATGGAGTTTGTTGATGTTTCAGCACAACTTCCACAAAAGCTCTCAGCTAAAGATATTTTCACTCCAGAATATACAATGGAGTTTGTTCAAGGTGATGGTACAGAACCTCCATCAATGTTAGGTGCGTGGGAAACGACCGAACGTATTGAACAAAATAATGAGATGATTCGTGTCTCCGCTGACGTCATTGAGAAAATGATTGACTTGTCAGGTGAGAATGCGATTAACCGTTCGCGTATCGAAATGGACCTTGGTCAATTGGGCGGTACATTAACGGAGATGGAGCTTGCGATCAAACGTTTGGCAGATCAGTTACGCCGAATGGAAGGTGAGTTAGAAAGTCAAATTATCGCACGTCATGGTGGTGAGAACTCTCGCTATGCAGATTTTGACCCATTAGAGATGGACCAATATTCATCTTTAAATCAGTTGTCAAAATCTCTTGCGGAATCCGCATCGGACTTGGTTGACTTTAAGACCACACTTTCTGAGAAGATCCGTGATACGGAAGGTTTGTTATTACAACAATCTCGTATTCAAGCAGAAATTCAAGAAAGTTTGATGCGTACCCGATTGGTACCTTTCTCTCGATTATTACCACGTTTACAACGTATTGTTCGTCAAACAGCATCGACTTTAAACCGACCAACAGAATTAATTGTTAACAATACTGAGGGTGAATTAGACCGTAGTATTTTGGAAAAATTGGTTGCGCCATTTGAACATATGTTGCGTAACGCGATTGACCACGGTATTGAAGACAGAGAGCAACGTTTACAAGCGAAGAAACCAGAAACTGGACATATCGCTTTAGATATTGGTCGTCAGGGTACTGATATTGTTGTGACATTTAGTGACGATGGTAAAGGTATCGATGTGAATCGCATTAAAGATAAAGCGATTCAAACAGGTTTAATGACTAAAGAGCAGAAACTTGACCATGAAGAAATTCTGCAATTTATTTTCCATCCAGGTTTTAGTACGGCTGCACAAGTTACACAAATTTCTGGGCGTGGTGTTGGTCTAGATGTTGTTCAGAGCGATATTAAAGCGCTTGGCGGTCATGTGAGCGTTAACTCTGTTTTAGGTAAAGGAACAACATTTACCATTCGAGTACCGACCACAGTAGCTGTAAGTGATGCCTTGATGGTAAAAGCAGGCGATCAACAGTTTGCCTTCCCACTTGCACAAATTGACCGTATTGTTCGTATTTCACCTGCGGCATTAGAACAATACTTTGAAAGTAAAGACGATTATTTCAAGATCGATCAAGAAAGTTATCGTTTACGTTATTTATCTGAGTTTGTTGCTGGGCAGCCGATTCCTCGTTTAAATGGCGTTGTTCATTCATTGCCTGTATTGTTGGTTAAAGGTGCGCAGGGGCAAACAACAGCATTACTTGTTGATCAGTTAATTGGTTCTCGTGGACAAATTGTTGTAAAACCTATTGGACAACAGTTCTCAAGTATCGGGGTGATTGCTGGTGCGACGATTATGGGTGATGGTCAGGTATGTTTGATCTTAGATGGTCAAAATATTGCTCGACAAGCACAGTCTACAGCACGTAGTAAACAGGCTGATGAAACTTATACCAAGCAGCGCTATGATGAACGTCGCTTGATTATGATCGTCGATGACTCGGTAACTGTACGTAAGGTAACTTCGCGCCTATTAGAGCGTCAAGGTTATGATGTTGTGACTGCGAAAGATGGTGTGGATGCGATTGAGCAGCTTGAAACCATTAAGCCAGACTTGATGTTACTTGATATTGAAATGCCGCGTATGGACGGTTTCGAAGTGACAAACCTTGTTCGACATCATGAACTACATCGCGATTTACCAATTATCATGATTACATCACGTACGGGTGAAAAGCATCGTGAACGTGCTTTATCACTTGGTGTAAATCAATATATGGGTAAACCATTCCAAGAAGAAACACTCTTGGAAAATATTGAAAGTTTACTAACAGTGCGCTCATGA
- a CDS encoding methyl-accepting chemotaxis protein, which produces MGFKLKKKNGSSDDSTGLKSGGAFLENARTQIDQFSRLFGETEKSKPILYRAIGALALAVILLIYLFVSVPRHNQLTRSLGELRLLSQMISRQATEATASGTPEAMKSLVESKKRFAENLETVESVYGTGSEEYKKANELWTSVSKNIELIASQQKVINQLYDTNISISETIPEIQAEYNLMVDQMVRENMPSSQVIITKNQVFIAERILRSINSVLVGTDNSNVSANDFGADIDTFGVYLNAQLNGSTELGVDRIASPDLRESVDSIKSDYDAVLKSAAATVLQNANQIVRVRQASSQIFSQSDALLTSLNDLSNKAEGGWGNVIAGVVLIGALGLLIFSALQLLALRSNTDKERVTRLQDEYDRNQNAILRLLDEIADLADGDLRSYATVSEDFTGAIADSINFAIDQLRDLVSRITETSQEVARYTQDTQDITNQLAEASEHQAQEIAGASAAMNEMALSIDQVSSNASESAEVAQRSVQIASNGAEVVNRSIEGMDHIREQIQETSKRIKRLGESSQEIGNIVSLINDIADQTNILALNAAIQASMAGEAGRGFAVVADEVQRLAERSASATKQIESLVKTIQTDTNEAVISMEQTTSEVVRGANLAKDAGIALDEIQTVSGDLAKLIASISDAAKLQSASASHIATTMNVVQEITSQTTTATFDTARSVSELANMAESLRESVTDFKLPE; this is translated from the coding sequence ATGGGCTTTAAACTTAAAAAGAAAAATGGTAGTAGTGATGATAGTACTGGTCTTAAGAGTGGTGGTGCATTTTTAGAGAATGCTCGAACGCAAATTGATCAGTTTTCTCGCTTATTTGGTGAAACTGAAAAGTCGAAACCAATTCTATACCGTGCGATTGGTGCTTTAGCTCTTGCAGTTATCCTCTTAATTTATTTATTCGTGAGTGTGCCTCGTCATAACCAGTTAACTCGTAGTTTAGGTGAGTTACGCTTGTTATCTCAGATGATTTCTCGTCAGGCAACTGAGGCGACGGCATCTGGTACACCTGAAGCAATGAAAAGTTTAGTTGAATCTAAAAAGCGTTTTGCTGAGAATTTAGAGACGGTTGAAAGTGTATATGGTACTGGTTCAGAAGAGTATAAAAAAGCAAATGAACTTTGGACGAGTGTTTCTAAGAACATTGAGTTAATTGCTTCACAACAAAAAGTCATCAATCAATTATACGATACAAATATCTCGATCAGTGAAACGATTCCTGAAATTCAGGCTGAATATAACTTGATGGTTGATCAGATGGTTCGTGAAAATATGCCAAGTAGTCAGGTAATTATCACGAAAAACCAAGTGTTTATTGCTGAACGTATTTTACGTTCGATTAACTCTGTTTTAGTTGGTACCGATAATTCAAACGTTTCAGCTAATGACTTTGGAGCGGATATTGATACCTTTGGTGTTTATTTAAATGCACAATTAAATGGTAGTACAGAACTTGGTGTAGATCGTATTGCATCTCCTGATTTACGTGAGTCTGTAGATAGTATTAAATCTGATTATGATGCAGTATTGAAATCAGCTGCAGCAACAGTATTACAAAACGCAAACCAAATTGTTCGCGTACGCCAAGCATCTTCGCAAATCTTTTCTCAATCTGATGCCTTATTAACGTCATTAAACGATTTATCTAACAAAGCAGAGGGTGGTTGGGGTAACGTTATTGCAGGTGTTGTATTAATTGGTGCGTTAGGTCTATTAATTTTCTCTGCACTACAATTGCTTGCTTTACGTAGTAATACAGATAAAGAGCGTGTAACTCGTCTACAAGATGAATATGACCGTAACCAAAATGCAATTTTACGTTTACTAGATGAAATTGCCGACTTAGCAGATGGTGATTTACGTTCATATGCAACAGTATCAGAAGATTTTACTGGTGCGATTGCCGACTCGATTAACTTCGCAATCGATCAATTACGTGACCTTGTATCTCGAATCACTGAAACATCTCAAGAAGTTGCTCGTTATACTCAAGATACTCAAGATATTACCAACCAATTAGCAGAAGCTTCTGAACATCAGGCGCAAGAAATTGCAGGTGCATCAGCAGCGATGAACGAAATGGCATTGTCGATTGACCAAGTATCTTCGAATGCATCCGAGTCTGCTGAAGTAGCACAAAGATCTGTACAAATTGCATCGAATGGGGCAGAAGTTGTAAACCGCTCGATCGAAGGTATGGATCACATTCGTGAACAAATTCAAGAAACTTCAAAGCGTATTAAACGTTTGGGTGAATCATCTCAAGAGATTGGTAACATCGTATCCCTAATTAACGATATTGCCGACCAAACCAACATCTTGGCATTAAACGCAGCGATTCAAGCATCTATGGCTGGTGAAGCAGGTCGTGGTTTCGCAGTCGTAGCTGACGAAGTACAACGTCTTGCAGAACGTTCTGCATCAGCAACGAAACAGATTGAAAGCTTAGTAAAAACCATTCAAACAGATACGAACGAAGCCGTTATTTCAATGGAACAAACGACGTCAGAAGTTGTTCGTGGTGCGAACTTGGCAAAAGATGCGGGTATTGCACTTGATGAGATTCAAACGGTATCTGGTGATTTGGCTAAATTAATTGCGAGCATTTCTGATGCAGCAAAACTTCAGTCTGCATCAGCAAGTCACATTGCAACAACGATGAATGTTGTACAAGAAATTACGTCACAAACGACGACAGCAACGTTTGATACAGCTCGTTCGGTTTCTGAATTGGCAAATATGGCTGAATCATTACGTGAATCTGTAACTGACTTTAAGCTACCTGAATAA
- a CDS encoding chemotaxis protein CheW, whose product MAANGFIELLRLSKRGNKQYASTQNEVSRWSGIAFEMLGQYFVAPLGEISEVIYPPKYTPVPNTQAWVRGLANIRGRLLSVSDLTHFISGQRSQFSPTQKVICISHQDHYVGLVVDQVLGIQHFNKKSFFSQSADLDDKLKDYCQGYFHQHNQQWHVFLLSRLLQNPQYMNASIKFIN is encoded by the coding sequence ATGGCAGCAAATGGATTTATCGAATTGCTTCGCTTATCCAAGCGAGGCAACAAACAATATGCTTCAACTCAAAATGAAGTCAGCCGTTGGTCTGGTATCGCATTTGAGATGTTAGGGCAATATTTCGTTGCACCATTAGGGGAGATTTCGGAGGTGATTTATCCTCCAAAATATACCCCTGTTCCTAATACTCAAGCATGGGTACGTGGTTTGGCAAATATTCGTGGTCGATTGCTTTCAGTTTCTGATTTAACACATTTTATTTCAGGACAACGGAGTCAGTTTTCACCAACACAAAAAGTAATATGCATTAGCCATCAAGACCATTATGTGGGTTTGGTTGTCGACCAAGTTCTTGGGATTCAGCACTTTAATAAAAAGAGTTTCTTTTCACAAAGTGCTGATCTAGATGATAAATTGAAAGATTATTGTCAGGGATACTTTCATCAACATAATCAGCAATGGCATGTGTTTTTACTGAGTCGGTTGTTGCAAAATCCTCAATATATGAATGCATCAATAAAATTTATAAACTAA
- a CDS encoding response regulator has translation MARILIVDDSPTETFRFREILTKHGYEVLEATNGADGVTMAQAELPDLVLMDVVMPGMNGFQATRQISKGKDTQHIPVVIVSTKDQATDRVWGKRQGACDYLTKPIDEQQLIDVIKQLLS, from the coding sequence ATGGCTCGTATACTTATTGTAGATGATTCACCTACTGAAACATTTCGCTTTAGAGAAATTTTGACTAAACACGGTTATGAAGTTTTAGAAGCAACCAATGGCGCTGACGGTGTCACAATGGCGCAGGCAGAACTACCAGATCTCGTATTAATGGATGTGGTAATGCCAGGAATGAATGGTTTTCAAGCGACACGCCAAATTAGCAAAGGTAAAGACACGCAGCATATTCCTGTTGTGATCGTAAGTACCAAAGATCAGGCAACAGATCGTGTTTGGGGTAAGCGTCAAGGTGCTTGTGATTATTTGACCAAGCCGATTGATGAGCAACAGCTCATTGATGTGATTAAACAATTATTAAGTTAA
- the pilG gene encoding twitching motility response regulator PilG yields the protein MEDKFQNLKVMVIDDSKTIRRTAETLLQREGCEVITAVDGFEALSKIAEANPDIVFVDIMMPRLDGYQTCALIKNSLNYQNIPVIMLSSKDGLFDQAKGRVVGSDEYLTKPFSKDELLNAIRNHVSA from the coding sequence ATGGAAGATAAATTTCAAAATTTGAAAGTAATGGTGATTGATGATTCAAAAACGATTCGTCGTACAGCTGAAACGCTTTTACAACGAGAAGGTTGTGAGGTGATCACCGCTGTTGATGGTTTTGAAGCATTATCAAAAATTGCAGAAGCAAATCCTGATATCGTGTTCGTCGATATCATGATGCCTCGTTTAGATGGTTATCAAACCTGTGCACTGATTAAAAATTCTTTAAATTACCAAAATATCCCAGTGATTATGTTGTCAAGCAAAGACGGTTTGTTTGATCAGGCTAAAGGGCGTGTTGTGGGTTCGGATGAATATTTAACTAAGCCATTTAGTAAAGATGAGCTGTTAAATGCGATTCGTAATCACGTTAGCGCATAA